A genome region from Streptomyces antimycoticus includes the following:
- a CDS encoding ArsR/SmtB family transcription factor, translated as MISFALDVEDLADTRFAVSPLNETVFSLRVLHDPSLSAVHLPWRRSVLGGLGGLDTGLLMSLVARRRTLPDFLTPRPANFAPAFEDELAVARRTPPGLVRRDLLATHAPDPPPPALRDATAADDAPVAALRDTICALLRQYWEIAVKPMWPQMRLVVEADMTYRARQLAMGGARLLFADMHPNLRWHNGVLYIAKMISWHHVAASGRGLLLLPSVFAHKPAPPVSPEGPPSLVYPSRGVATLWSSVPTHHAPALVSLIGAPRARLLGLLEEPLPTIELARRLRVTPSAVSQHLRVLHATGLVTRARHGRQVLYRRSVLGDQLAAPDGAYG; from the coding sequence TTCGCGCTCGATGTCGAGGACCTGGCGGACACCCGGTTCGCCGTATCGCCCTTGAACGAGACGGTGTTCAGCCTGCGGGTGCTGCACGATCCGAGCCTGTCCGCGGTGCACCTCCCATGGCGCAGATCCGTGCTCGGCGGACTCGGCGGCCTGGACACGGGCCTGCTGATGTCCTTGGTGGCGCGGAGACGCACCCTCCCGGACTTTCTGACTCCGCGGCCCGCGAACTTCGCCCCGGCCTTCGAGGACGAACTGGCCGTCGCCCGCCGGACCCCTCCCGGCCTGGTCCGCCGCGATCTGCTGGCCACTCACGCGCCGGACCCGCCGCCCCCGGCGCTGCGCGACGCCACCGCCGCCGACGACGCGCCCGTGGCCGCACTCCGCGATACCATCTGCGCACTCCTGCGGCAGTACTGGGAGATCGCCGTCAAGCCGATGTGGCCGCAGATGCGACTGGTCGTGGAGGCGGACATGACCTACCGCGCACGGCAACTGGCCATGGGCGGCGCCCGCCTGCTCTTCGCCGATATGCATCCCAATCTGCGATGGCACAATGGGGTGCTGTACATCGCCAAGATGATCAGCTGGCACCATGTCGCGGCATCCGGCCGGGGGCTGCTCCTCCTGCCGTCGGTCTTCGCGCACAAGCCCGCACCCCCGGTGAGCCCGGAGGGACCTCCGTCGCTGGTCTATCCCAGCCGTGGGGTGGCGACGCTCTGGTCCTCGGTGCCCACCCACCACGCGCCCGCTCTCGTGTCGCTCATCGGCGCGCCCAGGGCGAGACTTCTCGGCCTCCTGGAGGAGCCGCTGCCCACCATTGAGCTCGCCCGCCGCCTCAGGGTGACGCCGAGCGCCGTCTCCCAGCACCTGCGCGTGCTGCATGCCACGGGGCTGGTCACCCGGGCACGCCACGGACGGCAGGTGCTGTACCGGCGAAGCGTCCTCGGCGACCAACTCGCGGCCCCGGACGGGGCGTACGGGTGA
- a CDS encoding MarR family winged helix-turn-helix transcriptional regulator, whose amino-acid sequence MEYSHSDAELIRQPIGYWSWAAYKAVVTRIQTTLAGIGTTQPQWWVLAQVAHADPAKTREEVSDLLSNYLEAGPEVMEEEIDRTIAQGWIAEDAEGRLGLTAAGRTFFDKAAALQDELWTERHADISDEEYLTTIKVLQRFIHNTGGHAWHH is encoded by the coding sequence ATGGAGTACTCCCACAGCGACGCCGAACTGATACGGCAGCCCATCGGCTACTGGAGTTGGGCGGCGTACAAAGCCGTTGTCACCCGCATCCAGACCACGCTCGCCGGGATCGGCACCACCCAGCCACAGTGGTGGGTCCTCGCGCAGGTCGCCCACGCCGACCCCGCCAAGACCCGCGAGGAGGTGTCCGACCTCCTCAGCAACTATCTCGAAGCGGGTCCGGAGGTCATGGAGGAGGAGATCGACCGGACCATCGCCCAGGGCTGGATAGCCGAGGACGCCGAGGGACGTCTGGGACTCACGGCGGCGGGCAGAACCTTCTTCGACAAGGCCGCGGCCCTCCAGGACGAGCTGTGGACGGAACGGCACGCGGACATCTCCGACGAGGAGTACCTGACGACGATCAAGGTGCTGCAGCGCTTCATCCACAACACGGGCGGACATGCGTGGCACCACTAG